A window from Triticum aestivum cultivar Chinese Spring chromosome 6D, IWGSC CS RefSeq v2.1, whole genome shotgun sequence encodes these proteins:
- the LOC123145829 gene encoding protein SMAX1-like: MRAYSAAPPAAVSLPSAAAPPLTPDAAAVLSRAAGDASRRRHAHTTPLHAAAALLSGPAPLLRDACVAGLASPHPLRCRALDLCFAVALDRLPTSTEHHHGGHVDGAGFRGGPQPPPLSNALSAALKRAYAHHRRIGGSAVEPAGGDDHRVGVPHLVLAILDDPSVARVMREASFSSTAVKAAMLRSLSDPAAPDSGVYVSATRSLQHRQAPINREEEVAKVVDVLKRGKKRNPVLVGDTADVDAVVQEVVALIQRQRLGNARVIEFGNLADMDRSELVAKIRELGEAITSELLAPAMVSQTAGVVVNLGNLQWLVEERCAVAFGEPQETRREVVLDTARAAVAEMARVLEHSGGEGERRRVWVIGTATCATYLKCQVYHPALESEWDIQAVPITPRPPQPPSLGLSPSAGVNRGILSSSVEVLSSAMTGATTHRPAPGMCNACVDGYERERADMQCADAASSLNPTEKTMSRWLQIGTPASARPQPIVGFQDKARDADELWRRWLDRCAQLHSHGRPSAVTCSEWNGASVIGSMQATLAVRPSAPARGTVVDTDLALGTPVPSTTPASASASAWDTDEKVLAKRLTEAVRWQPEAAAAVADTIVKARLGGGKRRRLGPKADTWVLFAGADMVGKRRMAEALSVAIFGAGPVTVRLGCATTGDVDGGEESVVSCRGRTALDRVAETVRANPFRVVVLDDLDHADDVVHGAIVHAIESGRLTDSHGRDVALGSAIFIVMSSWSSSASGQPTDSAWNLELRVRRRTTLKRRPEQELDGYRRVKPRKPLPLDLNLSMCDDHIDDGDEDSGGEGSRNSSSDLTVEHEQEYAQPPSAATRSAQSNVHELIRAVDGTVVFRSVDFGPLKRSVSDVVSAKFGDAAGSGGWSVHVDAGVLDRLAGAAWTAAGASTATATSLESWADEVLCPSIRQLKRSLSSSDVDGATTVSLSAVEGIGRRRMDGDVLFPTSVTVAVDGN; encoded by the exons ATGAGAGCCTACTCGGCGGCACCGCCCGCGGCCGTCTCGCTGCCGTCGGCCGCGGCGCCGCCGCTCACCCCGGACGCGGCGGCCGTGCTGTCCCGCGCCGCGGGCGACGCATCCAGGCGCCGCCACGCGCACACCACGCCGCTCCACGCGGCAGCTGCGCTGCTCTCCGGCCCGGCGCCGCTCCTCCGCGACGCCTGCGTCGCCGGCCTCGCGTCGCCGCACCCGCTCCGGTGCCGCGCGCTTGACCTCTGTTTCGCCGTGGCCCTTGACCGTCTGCCCACCTCCACGGAGCACCACCACGGCGGCCATGTCGACGGCGCCGGGTTCCGCGGCGGCCCGCAGCCCCCGCCGCTCTCCAACGCGCTCTCCGCCGCGCTCAAGCGCGCGTACGCGCACCACCGCCGCATCGGCGGCAGCGCCGTCGAGCCCGCCGGCGGCGACGACCACCGCGTCGGCGTGCCGCACCTCGTGCTTGCCATCCTCGACGACCCGTCCGTCGCGCGCGTCATGCGCGAGGCTTCCTTCTCCAGCACCGCCGTCAAGGCGGCCATGCTCCGGTCCCTCTCCGACCCCGCGGCCCCCGACTCCGGCGTCTACGTCAGCGCCACCAGGTCACTACAGCACCGGCAGGCACCGATCAACCGCGAAGAGGAGGTGGCCAAGGTGGTGGACGTGCTGAAGAGGGGCAAGAAGCGCAACCCGGTGCTCGTCGGTGACACGGCGGACGTGGACGCCGTCGTGCAGGAGGTCGTCGCGCTGATACAGCGCCAGCGCCTCGGCAATGCGCGGGTCATCGAATTCGGCAACCTGGCCGACATGGATAGGTCAGAGCTGGTCGCCAAGATCAGGGAGCTCGGCGAAGCGATCACATCAGAGCTACTGGCGCCGGCGATGGTGTCGCAGACCGCCGGTGTCGTGGTCAACCTCGGGAACCTCCAATGGCTCGTCGAGGAAAGATGCGCGGTGGCCTTTGGCGAGCCGCAGGAAACGAGGAGGGAAGTGGTGCTCGACACGGCGCGCGCCGCGGTGGCCGAGATGGCACGCGTGCTGGAGCACTCTGGCGGCGAAGGCGAGCGGCGCCGCGTCTGGGTCATCGGCACGGCGACGTGCGCCACCTACCTCAAGTGCCAGGTGTATCACCCAGCGCTGGAGAGCGAATGGGACATCCAGGCGGTGCCCATCACGCCGAGACCACCGCAGCCGCCGTCGCTCGGGCTCTCGCCGAG TGCTGGAGTCAATCGAGGCATCCTAAGCAGCTCGGTGGAGGTGTTGTCGTCGGCGATGACCGGTGCAACGACGCACAGGCCGGCGCCGGGCATGTGCAACGCCTGCGTGGACGGCTACGAGCGGGAGCGTGCCGACATGCAGTGTGCTGATGCGGCGAGCTCCCTCAACCCCACCGAGAAGACCATGTCGCGGTGGCTGCAGATCGGGACGCCGGCCAGCGCACGGCCGCAGCCCATCGTTGGTTTTCAGGACAAGGCGCGGGACGCAGATGAGCTGTGGCGTCGGTGGCTGGACCGGTGCGCGCAGCTGCACTCCCATGGCCGGCCGTCGGCGGTTACGTGCTCTGAGTGGAACGGCGCAAGTGTTATCGGCAGCATGCAGGCGACGCTGGCGGTCAGGCCATCGGCGCCGGCTAGAGGCACTGTGGTGGACACCGACCTCGCGCTGGGGACACCGGTGCCTTCGACGACGCcggcatcggcatcggcatcggcatGGGACACGGACGAAAAGGTGCTCGCCAAACGGCTCACGGAGGCGGTGAGATGGCAACCGGAGGCTGCGGCTGCGGTGGCTGATACGATCGTGAAGGCTAGGCTCGGAGGCGGCAAACGGCGACGACTAGGGCCAAAGGCCGACACGTGGGTCCTCTTCGCCGGCGCCGACATGGTCGGGAAGAGGAGAATGGCTGAGGCGCTCTCAGTGGCGATCTTTGGCGCTGGCCCCGTCACTGTGCGCCTCGGCTGTGCAACAACCGGCGACGTCGACGGCGGGGAAGAATCCGTCGTGTCGTGCCGCGGAAGGACGGCGCTGGACCGCGTGGCTGAGACCGTACGTGCCAACCCGTTCCGCGTCGTGGTGCTCGATGACCTCGACCACGCCGACGACGTCGTGCACGGTGCCATCGTGCACGCCATCGAGTCCGGCCGGCTCACGGACTCGCACGGCCGAGACGTCGCCCTCGGCAGCGCCATCTTCATCGTCATGTCAAGCTGGTCGTCGTCCGCGTCCGGTCAGCCTACCGACTCGGCATGGAACCTGGAGCTTCGGGTCCGGCGGCGCACGACGCTGAAGCGCAGGCCGGAGCAAGAGCTCGACGGATACCGGCGCGTGAAACCACGCAAGCCGCTCCCGCTTGACCTGAACTTGTCCATGTGCGACGATCACatcgacgacggcgacgaggacaGCGGCGGCGAGGGGTCACGTAACTCGTCCAGCGACCTGACGGTGGAGCACGAGCAGGAGTACGCGcaaccgccctccgccgccacgcgcTCGGCACAGTCCAATGTGCACGAGCTCATCCGAGCCGTCGACGGGACAGTGGTGTTCAGATCAGTCGACTTCGGGCCTCTCAAACGGAGCGTCTCCGACGTGGTATCGGCCAAGTTCGGCGACGCCGCCGGCAGTGGTGGGTGGTCCGTGCACGTGGACGCCGGCGTGCTGGACAGGCTGGCCGGTGCCGCGTGGACGGCGGCAGGAGCATCGACCGCCACGGCCACGTCGTTGGAGTCGTGGGCGGACGAGGTGCTGTGCCCTAGCATACGGCAGCTGAAGCGTAGCTTGAGCAGCAGCGACGTTGACGGTGCAACGACGGTGAGCTTGTCGGCCGTGGAAGGCATCGGCCGTCGAAGAATGGACGGCGATGTACTATTCCCGACGTCGGTGACGGTCGCCGTCGACGGAAATTGA